TGGTGGTGAAGCAGAAGATAGAGGAATGTTCCATGCTGCGGTTAAAGCTGGAGCAGGCTGAGAACAAACTGAGAGAACAAAATGGAACGTGGGGCAAAATGGAAGACGAAACATACACTGCCGGACCAATCATGCCCGAGTTAAATGTCGATGGtacaattattaatattttctgTTATATTTCTGATCTCTGGACACTTGGCTGTGATCTCCATGTGTTTCTGCTGTTATAACGCATGCTGCAGCCTGAATTCAGAAACGTACTGCCATTCAGATTTCCTATATACTGTCTCCCAACTACGGTAATGTAATGGTCTTCTTTTGCCTGCTTGTACAGAACCCGACGACTGGTGTGCTCCCCTGGGCTGTGAGAACGTAGTGGACCCGGGGCCCTCCACCAGTCATGGGCCCAGAGAGGACCGAAGCAGCTCTCTGTGCTCGTTGTCTGTGTCCCTGTGGCGCTTGCCAGTCATCAAACAAGAGGTTTGTGCATGAAATGAATAGACTGAGGCGATGGAAGCCAAACGCATACTTGCTATTTGGCATATTTGAAATGTATTGTGATTTCAATTATTCTGTGCTCTTTGCTCAATTTAGGTGGAGGATGATGCCTACCAGCTTGACGGACCTTTGAGTGGTGAGTACTGTAATTAACGAGCATGTACAAAGACATGTTTTGATTGAACTACAAATGATGAACAGTTGCAATATTTAAAGTAAGCCCGTAACCAAATCATTGAGTAAGTTATTGCTCACTTTGGGCAGTGGCAACCGTCCTTTTTACTAATAAGCAAGCTCTTGCATTTAGATTGTGATATAAAGGAAGTTAAGTCTGTTTAGCGGTCTTGCTTTTGCGTGACGGCATGTTTTAAGTCGGACTGTTAGCCCTGTTCTGGCACCCTGTCCAGCAGTGTACCATTTTTTAGATCCCTCATTTGAATTAATCAAAAAAACACAGTTCAGTGCGTTGTACAGAAACCATCGTTTGCATACATTTTGAATGCAGACAGACTATCTTCAATATCTTTAATGTTTAAACTCACAACAAGGATGTCCATCGCCATAACAAAATAATAAGTCAAGAACATATCTCATCACGATTTAATCCATTAAATTGTATTATTCCCTCacttcacttccttcacatttGACTGATTGACTGACCTAATTTAATGTAAATCACCCAAAACCAGTGCATAGTGTCCAGTGGAAAATAACATTCTGAACGGGTTTTGCTGTGCCTGTAAGAATGCATGTCCCAAATAGGAGAGCCTCAGTGAAAACAGTCAATGTATGGAATGAACCCTAATCTTTGACACCCATTGTTGTTGAAACAGGTGCATTTTCAGATGAAGGCCCACAAAAAAACCTTGAACACACCGAGGATCAAAAGATGCCTTTGTCGACCACAAAACAAAGCCGCCCACGTAGCAGTCAGGCAACTAGAAGTCGAAACGGATCAATCAAGATGAAGACTGAACAGCCAATGAATCGCACAGAAAAGGTAAAGATGGAGGTCCCAAACACAGAAAAGGCTAAAGGTAAGAAAAGAACCTTGCAAGCTATTAAATTGGAACCCGAGCCGATGGAAGACAAAAGCGTGAACAAGAAGTACCGTTGCAAGTTCTGCGGCAAATTCTTCGACACAGAGGTGGGCCGCAGTGTTCACCTGAGGATCCATAAGAAGTGTACCGGATGCCAGAAGATGTTCCGATACCCAAGCCACCTTCAGTTACATAAGAAGAAATGTACAGGTGTCCAGGGAGATACCGGTCTGGATACCGCTCGGGATACCGGTCTGGATACCGCTCGGGATACCGCTCGGGATACCGCTCGGGATACCGCTCGGGATACCGCTCGGCAAACCGCTCGGGAAACCGCTCGGGAAACCGCTCGGGAAACCGCTCGGGAAACCGCTCGGCAAACCGCTCGGGAAACCGCTCGGCAAACCGCTCGGGATACCGCTCGGGATACCGCTCGGGAAACCGCTCGGGAAACCGCTCGGGATACCGCTCGGGAAACCGCTCGGGCTACCGCTCGGGAAACCAGTCGGGAAACCAGTCGGGTAACCAAGAAAAGCATATGCCTCAGAAAAAGACGGAGGCTTTCACCCGGAGAGGACCCATCCATTTTGCTCGTTAAAACCCAGGAAGCCGACAGGAAAAAGAGGGCTCAGAAACGCTCCAAAGAGAGCGCTAGCCCTAGCACCAAAAGGGCCAAGTCGTTTCTCTGTACAAACTGTCACAAGAGCTTTTGTTCGATTGTATGGCTGAAAAACCACCTTTCAAAACATTTACCTTGCCCCAAATGCAAGCAGATATTCTGCTCGAGATACTTtctaaaaacacacatttacaaagaTCACCCCAAAAAGCCTGATAAAACGTTGGAGCCTTCTGAGGCTGTTCATAGGGAATTGGCTGCCATTTCATCCAAGGAAAAATCTAGTGAATTGGGTGCTGTTTCATCCAAGACAACAGGTAGTGAATTGGGTGCTGTTTCATCCAAGACAACGGGTAGTGAATTGGGTGCTGTTTCATCCAAGGAAAAGCATAGTGAATTGGGCACTGTTTCATCCAAGACAACAGGTAGTGAATTGGGCACTGTTTCATCCAAGACAACAGGTAGTGAATTGGGTGCTGTTTCATCCAAGACAACAGGTAGTGAATTGGGTGCTGTTTCATCCAAGGAAAAGCATAGTGAATTGGGTGCTGTTTCATCCAAGACAACAGGTAGTGAATTGGGTGCTGTTTCATCCAAGACAACAGGTAGTGAATTGGGTGCTGTTTCATCCAAGGAAAAGCATAGTGAATTGGGCACTGTTTCATCCAAGACAACAGGTAGTGAATTGGGTGCTGTTTCATCCAAGGAAAAGCATAGTGAATTGGGCACCGTTTCATCCAAGACAACAGGTAGTGAATTGGGTGCTGTTTCATCCAAGGAAAAGCATAGTGAATTGGGCACTGTTTCATCCAAGACAACGGGTAGTGAATTGGGTGCTGTTTCATCCAAGGAAAAGCATAGTGAATTGGGCACCGTTTCATCCAAGACAACAGGTAGTGAATTGGGTGCTGTTTCATCCAAGGAAAAGCATAGTGAATTGGGCACTGTTTCATCCAAGACAACAGTTAGTGAATTGGGTGCTGTTTCATCTAAGATAAAGGGTAGTGAATTGGGTTCTGTTTCATCCAAGTTAAAACATAGTGAGCTGGATGCAGTTTCATCCAAGTTAAAACATAGTGAGTTGGGTGCTATTTCATCCAAAGAAAAACGTGAATTGGGTGCCGTTTCATCCAAAGAAAGATCTAGGGAGTTGGGTGCCATTTCATCCAAGACCAAATGTAGTGAATTGGGTGCTTTCTCATCCAAGCCAAAACATACTGAATTGGGTTCGGTTTcatccaaagaaaaacaaagtgaATTGGGGGCCATTTCTTCCAAGGTAAATCATATTGAATTTGGTGCGGTTTCATCCGAGGTAAAACATATTGAATTGGGTGCGGTTTCATCCAAGGAAAAACGGGAAGTGGATGCTGTTCCATCCAAAGAAAGATCTAGGGAGTTGGGTGCCGTTTCGTCCAAGACGGAAGGTACTGAATTGGGTGCTTTTTCATCCAAGGAAAGTTTGGGTGCCGTTTCACCCAAGGAAAAACAATGTTGTGAAGATGACAGTAAAAATCTGTTTGGGTAATGGTACTGTGTTAGTGGAGGGCATACAGTAGTAGTTATGAGTCTTTTGTGTACCGAGTTAAATCCTCTGCCTGGGTATCCACTGTGGTACTTCAGACAACttattctattattattttaagcACCAATCCTCTATGGTTCTTTTGGTTTTTGGATTTGGATGATAATGTTCAACAAATGTATGCTAAATTCTCACCATACGTCCATTTTAATTTTTATGAGCACCCTGGGGTTTAATTACGTTCAATTAAAATGCAAAGAGAATCTGAGGAAGGTTTTCTTGAGTTTATAAACGTGTTTATAAGACTTAACTTGACAACATTTCTTAGAATCAACGTTCCTAAATTTCCTCAAATTTTGAGTATAATGAATGCTTTttagatgtttttgtttttattaatacaattgtgACTGAATGCTGTTTTTGAACAAGagctttctctgtctttctcttcctTTTCTCGTTCTATAGTTTCTTCTATAGCAGTGGGTTCTAAGTATCCATCCGAAAATGTAAAAGAAAGTATTATTCCAAaatgttcattttttttaattctttctttttctccgTATGCTTTATTAAAGTGATTTTACTTCCttcatgtatttttctttttcaacaaTTATATTAACCAGGGACCTATAATTCCATACAAATTAAAAGTTTTAAATTGAATTCATGCGTCGAATCTTTCATTCAGCAAATCACGTCATCAACTCTCACTTTCTACCGCGAGATTTGCCCTCACTGGCACAGCATCACCACACGTACCTTCAACATACTGCCCACACCGACCTGCTAGCTACAGCGAGACGACGGATCCCCGCTTCAAGTGTGAACGATAGAATGAGTAACTATTTTGTATTTATGAAGACTACTGAAGGACTTGCCTCCATATGTATTTTAAATGGCTATCGGTCACAGTAACTCGcttttgtgtgttggtctgaCCTGTAGCCAGCGCTAGCTCGAACGACAGAACCCTTGCTACGCTTGGTTGGCTCCCTTGTTGACATGCCTGCTGCAGGTTAGGCAGGTGTTTACatgctatatatatttatttcaatcCACAACGTCTGTCTATTGTGGTAGTCTTGTTTGCATTAATATAGAATGGATGCGGAATGTAAATGCATCGACTATCGGGCGAGCTAACTCTATCTCTGTGGCTAAAGCTGGTGGCTCTGCCATCAGTGTTGATAACTGACCTGCGTGCTGCATTTCTACAGATGTTAATGCATGGTAAGGACGCCACACAACTCTACACATGTTAATGCATGTTTACGGTGCCACATACCTCAACAGATGTTAATGTGTGGTGAAGACTCCACATAGCCGTATAGGTGTTAATGCATGGTGTAGACGCAACTCCACAGATGTGAATGCATGGCCAAGACACCACATCTGGGGCACTTTGGCGATGCATGCGACACAGTATATCATATTTGAGGTGTGACAGTTGCTAGCTTCTGGTTTCGACGTCTCATGGCTATTCGTAAACGACAGGATTGGTCTACGTTTTGGCATCGTTCTCGTTGACTGCCACCATCGAAACCATTTCCCTTGGAGACCCTCAACTTAAAAACTAGCAccttttttatttcttattaaTTAAAAATTTAAACAAAGAACAATGGAGTCCGTGAGGACCGCCTTCCATGCTCAACTGGCCACCGTCATGGACTCGTTGTTGGCAGCTGCTGTGTGCGAGATTGCCAAGATCTTTGAGAGCAGCCTGTGTGAGCAGCAGGCAGAACTGGCACACAAAGGCGAGGAGATCTCTCTGCTCCGGGGAAAGCTTGAACACGTAGAAAGAAGGCTGAAAGTAAAGGGTGGAGGTtcggatgaggagggagagacgtcggcgGGAGAAGGAGATGGCTACCTGAGGCAGCAGGGTGTGGCAGGTGCAGGTAAGCAATTCCTTTTACAGGTCCTCAAGCACGTTTACAAAATACTGTATGTATGCTTTAACAATAACGTCTCAGTAAGTTTTCCACCAAGTAAAGCAGACACTCTTTGTAGACATCTCCTGctactgtggtgtgtgtgtgtgttttatttgctgATTTGAGCAGCCTCACCGGGCCTCAGTCAGGCTGATTAGACTCTTAAGGGCTGAGTGAGGCACACCAATGGTGCATTGGGTAATCGGCAATCAGGATAAGCCAGTCATCACCACACACCCAAGGGAGAGTCTGACATGGCAGCATTTACGACCTGCTCTGGTCTAAAACACCTTGACACGTCTACAATAAACTAGCGTGTACATATCTATCTTTACAACCACTCACACACGTACTGGTGCACACACGCTCGATGGAGCAGTCTGACAAGTTAGCAGTTACCACCGGTTGTTTTACGTTCTGCCACCTCTACAATAACTGGTTTGTACACAATGCCTTCCAGTGTcctgtgtggaggaggaggtggagcacggCAAAGCAACTTGGGTGGCGTGTGGCCGGAGCAACTGCTACGACTATCAATACCAAAACTATAATACAAATTCTTTGTCACTCACTATCTGAACAGGACTGTCTTCTGCCAAGGACGTGTCCTCACACTCAGACCCAGCCGACGGGCTCGCTCAGAGTCTGCGCCGGCTCAAGGAAGAGGCCACAGGCCAAGACACGGCTTCTGTTAAGCACGAGGTCGGTACTGGGCTAGACTGGGTTTCTGAAGAGCGCCCCCTCCGGTTTGTTTTTCTGCATCTCATTAACCTAACCGTTCCTGTCGTGTGCAGCATGCGGGATCCAGGGCCACCCCAGGGTCTGTGGCCCCCTCGGAGGGGAGCCTCGCTGCTGGGGACCAGAGACACGCGGACCCCCTGTCTGCCATGCAGGCCAAGGCCAAATGTAAGCATGGAAATAAAACGTGTGTTACAGATAACCAGTGCATGTGGCACAACATGGTTATTTACCTACGTTTCAATGCTCGTGTTTGAAAACCTAATCAACAGCTGATAACACCCCCACCCtttttgtggttgttgttgtcgtcgtgGCAGTATCTCACTGGGACCAGGGTGCCCGTAGCACCGACCACCGGCCCCTCCAGGACCAGACATCCCCCCcgttcctctccatctcccagaGCGGCCGCTGTTCGCCCCGGTCGGACCCCGGCCTCGCCCAGCCCGGGGAGTGGCTGGACGGGGGCCGCGGGGGCGTGTCCGCCATGGAGACCCTCCAGGCGGAGGGCACGGGGGGCTGCTCCGGCCCGGCCGGCGCCAGCGGCGGGACGGACGCCCCCTGCTTCCGGCCGGGCTTCGGCTCCGACGAGACGAGCAACGAGGAAGAGGacccctccttccccttcctGGACCAGGAGCCCGAGAACCAGAACTCGAACCAGAACCAGCCCCAAGGGCCGGCGGCGGGGCAGCGGGAGAACCGCCAGGACCCGCCCCCGGGGGCCGCCCCCTGGAGGGCCCGGGACGACCGGGGCGCCAGGGGCCCCGTGGCCCCCGTCCGGCGCCCGGCCTCCTTCGCCAGTAGGGACCCCCTCCGACCCCAGTCGAACGCACAGTCGCACGCACTCCGGCTGCCGCTCGCCCTGGGCCACGCCCCGGCCCCCGGCGGCGGGAACGGGCGGCCCTACACCTGCCCCTACTGCACCAAGTGCTTCACCTACCCGTCGCACCAGCGCCGCCACCTGCTGCGCCACACGGGCGTCCGGCTCCACCCCTGCCAGTTCTGCGACAAGAGCTTCCTGACGCCGTCGGAGCTCACcgtgcacacgcgcacgcacacgggcGAGCGGCCGTTCGGCTGCGCCCAGTGCGGGAAACGCTTCGCCCGCAGCGGGAACCTGAGGGCCCACCAGCGGGACGTGCACATGGGCAAGAGGCCCTTCGCCTGCACCGAGTGCGGCAAGCGCTTCGCCCACCGCGGGAACCTGAGGGTGCACAACCACAGAGTCCACCAGGGGGAGCCCTACTACATGGACGACCAGCCAGAACCTGAAATGAGCGCCAATCCCATTTGAGagattaatgttgttttttggaGGGTTACTTTGTGAATTTATCGGCTTGAAAACACTTGTGGATGTGGATATTCAAAATGGGTTTATTATTTGTTCCAGTGTTTCACTTCCTTTTAAATCAAAAAACGACTGTATGAGACACAAAATAAGAGTTTGGTCCTGTTGTGTCCAAACCGACACGCTTTCATTTGGCTTCAGACGGCGCTTTTGAAAGGGATGGCGCCCCCTAATGGTCATGTTCATCTCTGCTGATTTTTTGCATTTCTCTGCACTGTAAATGACTTTCGTGACTAGCCAATAAAGGGAAGTACTACTATAGCGGCGTGATTTCTTTTTTCTCCTTTTGTTCTGTTCCCCTGGATCTGCCAACATTTTCACAAACTATTCGCTATCGACGATGAATAATGTATAACATACAATCTGCGGACATACTGAACTTTTCTCGATGTGAGGTGGATGAAATAGATGAACGCCAGCCAACCGATACCCAAGCACTAAATGAAGCCCTTTTACTCACCGCAGAGTAAAGAGACCTATTGATGGCATGTGGCATGCACATTTTGACCCGGCGTCGTTCCCTCCTATCCCAACTCAAACCTACTTTGGCTATtgctaaatgtttttttttttttatcatgttgaacaaaaataaaacattgagtCAGTGTCAAATTAATCATGATTACATTACTGGAAATTGCAGTGTTTAGAGATTAGTGATTTCTAGCAGAATGGCTTTCATGGACGATCATGATAATGAAACATTTACTCAATTATGGATGACATTTATTCAATGTTTCTACAGGCGCACAAAACAGACAAACGGCTCTAGAGAGctctttttttcaaaacatgACCGATAGTTTTAATATCAACACAACTTATAAATCTATCCAGGAACCCCATACCATGTAGAATATGAAATGTCATTTTGGAAGATCTACTCTTGGACCTGCTCGCTGCCACTATCATTCAAATAGACGCATTAGTGATGTTTTGTTACACTCCCAAGGATGACCACCCGGGGGCAGCATGACTGCAGTTGACAACGCTGAACGCACACTCAAATCCTTTTTATTATGCGTGTGCCCTATATTCTTCAATATTTTCCTCTGAAGTATGAATTTTACCTTTGCTTTCAAGTGGCtctctggtaaaaaaaaaaaaaagtcctttcGAACAAACATTCTGAATTTGTAAATCTGTTTTTGGTTATGAAATTGGAATTTCGTTTTCGCCCACGTCGGTTAATGAGTCCATCCAATCAGGAGGCTCTTTGAAACGCCGGCTGAAGCAGTCGATGATGCATTAGTCCCTGTCTATTGTTACACACATCAACAACCTCTTATACAGAGCAGGGTCGGGCAAAGCTGTTCAAATTCCCAAGGCTGCTGAATCAGGCTTTTGCTCATTGAAACATCCCATCCTCTGACCTGCTTgtgacctcccctccccccaaggTCACACGTCTCTCTGTGGATCCCCTTGGTTTGGTGGCTCCTTCACATGGGGCTGAACAGGCTGTTTCAGCAAAGAGTCAGCATATGGTTCTCCATGCATCAAAACAGAAGTATCTGAATATGACCGAGGACAGCTTGGGGCTTCATGTGGCCACAAGGCAATGAATATACCCTGAATGGGTGatgttgaacacacacagacaatgctTGTATTTAATTGAAATGGATTATTTGTTCCTGGATTGGAGTCAGCAGTCGAACGAGTGTGTTGAACAAGGGGAGAAATGGACTGTGTAGCTTTAGGCTGTCAAAGATATGTTACGGTCAAAGGCCGTTATGGGGTCAGGCATGTTTTTGCATAcattgtgtgtttctgcatgtgcATGAGTGTTGCCATTTTTGTCCGTATTTTGGCATCAGTATTCTCCTTGTTTTGGCCTCAGTGGATTTATACTGTAAGAACAACACATTAGCAGTTAACCACGCTTGCGGGATTATAAAACATCAATGTTTTTAATATCTTACCAGAAAGGTTTTGTTGGATAGTGGAAGAAAAAACGTAAATGTATTATAACCCAATAATACATTTCTAATGTATTGCTCCAATAACTTAAATtaaatgcaaattaaatgccgaaaagaaataaaaataggCCTGCCTCCATTTCTAAATATGATTGGGAGTACCATTACAGGAACAGAGCATATTTCCTGTTCCCTTTCCCACGGACCCATTCTCCTAGTGGGCCCCCAGGCAGGACGTTTATAATAACTGTACCTCCCATGGTACCTAGCATGTCCCATCCACGCTTTATTACCGGACCAATCGTGTTATTGCTCTGCGAATCAGCTGGGGTTCGGTTTGTAATGAGCTGTTTACCTTTAATGTCGCCCTGCCGAGACTAaagtctctcctccctccggcagcagctgctgctgctgctgcttccacTTGATGGacagtatccccccccccccctcagcaccTCAAAGGGGTGATTCCATCTCCAATAAGACTCCTGTAGGAGTGGAGTCACTGCCCCCAGCCCCAGGCCTGGTGCCACGCTCCACCACATTTCACACAAAAGTGAAATCACTTAAAAGTGATAACATAGGAAAAAAGGCTTCAGGAATCAACCCAAACTCGAAACCATGCGACGTAGTTTTGATACTCTATTTGTGCTCCTAATAGTGAAGCGTGACGTTGCACCTCTGTGTCCTTGGCACCCGTCTGTGGAGGTATTAGTGTTGATGTGGGGGTATGGGCGGTGCGCTGGGCTTTTTCATCGCGGGACTTTTGAGCTTCTGTCAGCATCGGGGCTGATTGGGGGCCCCGCATCGGCCCGAGGGCCGCCCATCATTTTCCCTGCTCGCTCCCCTCCCCAGGGGCCCCGCGTTCATCCGGGCAGCCATTACcgtattgcccccccccccccccccccccgcccaacacacacacacacacacgcacacgcacacgcacacgcacacacacacacgcacgcacacacacacacacacacacacacacacacacacacacacacacacacacacacacacacacacacacacacacagcccccccacaCTCTTCGGGGGATTACAGTGTCTTCCCCGAGGCGCTGGGATGATCCATCGTCTGCTGGCGGTATTTAAGCACTTGCTTAATGTGCTCGCAGTGTCGGGTCGCCTCGACCACGCACAGCTCTTCACTTTCACCCCCTAAACTCCTTTTTCTGTTGGAGACGGAGAGCTTTGCGGCGGCTAGACTTAAaatgcgttgtgtgtctgtcgggATTGTAGACGTCACTCTTAGTGGTTCTCGCCGGTCACACACAAGGTGACACCCGTATCTTGACCAACAGGCTTTTAGTGCGTTGGTGTACTGGGGGTTCCTTATTTATCGTTTTATATCGTTTTGTTGTGGATGTGGAtttgtttgattttgtgtgatgtgtgtgtgtttgtctgtgtgtgtgtgtgtgtgtgtgtgtgtgtgtgtgtgtgtgtgtgtgtgtgtatgtgtgtgtgtgtgtgtgggtgtatcttAAAACCAAGCCACCAAAAAGCACGTACTTGTAcgaagacaggcaggcaggcagagaggcaggcagatagacagacagacagacagacagacagacaggcagtcagacagacagacaggcaggtaggcGAAAAGATGGTCAGACAGCCACACAGTGATGCCGAGTGGGACTTCATTATCTGTTTTCTCCAGAGTTCCGGGATATTCCAAGGGCTGAGCTGTCCTCAAGTGCATGCATGCAGGGCTGTGTGTTGGGgcatgcttgtgtgagtgtgtgtgtgctcttggggggggggggggggggggggttgctaggCAACCCTGTGTCTGAGcagagggctgggggggtggaagggaaggggaggagcggCAGGGCAGCAGACACACACCGTCACAAGCTTCCACACGTCCAATTGGACGTGTAAGTGCACCTGATTAATGCTGATGTCTGATCGTTAAAGTTCCGGCCGGGGTCCTGTCCTCACATCCTCCCTGTGGTTAACAGGAGATGGACGTACGGATCGGGTCACAACACTCCCCGTGCTTTTGATAGGTTGTTTTTGGTCATCCACAGATACGAACGCACGTCTTTGCGCGACAGTGTTGTCCTGTTGCCGTTGTGATTGCCGAGAGGACGGCAGGCCTACACGGCGCTACACGGCGCTTCGTGACACAGGGCAGCGTGATCCTCCGGGATCGTGAGTCACCAGTGATTCAACACATTGCCGTCGGGCGGTGATTCGTCAGTGGGCTCCGTCCGGCTCTCTGATGTAAGAGGGAACTTAGCACCCTGGCAGCGATCtgttgtatgcgtgtgtgtctctgtgtgtagggGGTTGGTTGGCTAGTGTTTGGACAGGTGCCAGTTCCACCAGCCTGGCTCTTGATTACACGTCATCCCTGGACGAGCAAAACAGGTCCTTCATTTCTGTCCCTGCTCTCTAtactatccacacacacacacacacacagacacagacacacacacacacacacacacacacacacacacacacacacacacacacacacacacacacacacacacacacacacacacacacacacacaaacacacggctgcgtacacacacacaaacacacacacacacacacacacacacacacacacacacacacacacacacacacacacacacacacacacacacacacacacacactcaattgaTCTCTACAAATTTACAAATGTAAATAGTTGCAACAGTTGCAACAGAAGATGTTGTAACCAGGGCGGGTGGCTTGTATTCTGCTGATTAAAGCAGGCGGGGGAATGACAGCTGCAGGTTGCTTGACATGTTTACAGCGCCAAGACTAATCATTTTGGTGGGCAATGCTACAACGTGTTACTGGGACATTCGGCGTCAGTCGTGTGGACATGGACCATCGCTgataaaaaagtgtgtgtgattgtgtttagcTGCAGTTGCAGTTTCTTTATTAGTCATATGAAGGTTTCAAGGTTACCTGGAGGCGCGTGTtgtacaaaataaacacaagtcaGCTCAGCAGTAAGAGCCCACATCACAATAACAGCACTAGTCACATGAAGATACAATAAGAAAAATACCAATAGAATGACATGAATAGAGAATAATGAATGCAAGAATATTGTATACGTACAAATAAagtgtatacagtgtgtgtgatgatgtgtgtgtgtgtctgtgtgtgtgtgcgtgtgtgtgtaatggtgtgcctgtgagtgtgtgtgtgtgtgtgtgtgtatgtatgagtgtaatggtgtctgtgtttgatgGTGTATGTGTGATGTTGTTTGCGATGTTGAGTATgtttgtgcctttgtgtgtgtgtatgtgccatcgcagggtggaggtggtggtggggttggtgggtgagggtggggtgagggggtgggggtcagtGTTGTGGGGGTGAAGTCCGAGCGTACCCCCTGCTGAGCGGGGGTGCGTGCCCGACCGGTGGCAGCCCGCCAGACGGCACCAACTGTTACCGGCACTATCTGGTGCTCTGCTGGccagggggggggctgtgtgtgtgtgtgtgtgtgtgtgtgctgtgtgtgtgtttgtgtgtgtgtgcatgtgcatgtttttgtgtgtgtgtgtttgcgtgcgtgtatgtgtgagtgtatgagtttgtgtgggtgtctgtctaGATGTTTCATCATTGTTTATTGCGGGATGACATCTTCTGCTCAGTAAGTCGaagtcttcttcctccctccctctctgatcTCTTCACCTCTCTCATTGGGTATTCCTCTGTTCGCTGCCCGCAAACCACTCAGCTCCTTCCGCTCAGCCAGCCTTGTATTGCACTTCAATTCCTCAAAATGTTCCATCTTTAACCCTCGATATTTAATTCtttcaatttctctctctctccctccctcccccctctctctctctgcctctctccatccccctatctatctctctctccctctcactctccatctatctgtccctctatctatctctctctctctctctctctctatctctctctctctctctctctctctctctctctctctctctctctctctctctctctctctctccctcgctcttatCACCTGCAGTCAGTGGCCAGGCACTGCTCGGCTCGTCGTCGATTGGCTAGTCTGGggaagtgggcggggcctgctCCGATGCATCACACACGTACCAGCGCAGCAGGATAGTAacacccccttcctctctctctctctctctctccctcc
The window above is part of the Gadus macrocephalus chromosome 10, ASM3116895v1 genome. Proteins encoded here:
- the LOC132465717 gene encoding uncharacterized protein LOC132465717 isoform X3; protein product: MLRNGQLAPRGKHRTGLWKYFVYSQRKDQTTCAVDFCTTILSGNNTTQLRRHLQQKHPVIYAMLPRDGVRSSGRGSSEERPSPQVPGVVTETLRKKFKKKLKTIIDSLLRSTVSEVTNAFDVFTFDHQMVVKQKIEECSMLRLKLEQAENKLREQNGTWGKMEDETYTAGPIMPELNVDEPDDWCAPLGCENVVDPGPSTSHGPREDRSSSLCSLSVSLWRLPVIKQEVEDDAYQLDGPLSGAFSDEGPQKNLEHTEDQKMPLSTTKQSRPRSSQATRSRNGSIKMKTEQPMNRTEKVKMEVPNTEKAKGKKRTLQAIKLEPEPMEDKSVNKKYRCKFCGKFFDTEVGRSVHLRIHKKCTGCQKMFRYPSHLQLHKKKCTGVQGDTGLDTARDTGLDTARDTARDTARDTARDTARQTARETARETARETARETARQTARETARQTARDTARDTARETARETARDTARETARATARETSRETSRVTKKSICLRKRRRLSPGEDPSILLVKTQEADRKKRAQKRSKESASPSTKRAKSFLCTNCHKSFCSIVWLKNHLSKHLPCPKCKQIFCSRYFLKTHIYKDHPKKPDKTLEPSEAVHRELAAISSKEKSSELGAVSSKTTGSELGAVSSKTTGSELGAVSSKEKHSELGTVSSKTTGSELGTVSSKTTGSELGAVSSKTTGSELGAVSSKEKHSELGAVSSKTTGSELGAVSSKTTGSELGAVSSKEKHSELGTVSSKTTGSELGAVSSKEKHSELGTVSSKTTGSELGAVSSKEKHSELGTVSSKTTGSELGAVSSKEKHSELGTVSSKTTGSELGAVSSKEKHSELGTVSSKTTVSELGAVSSKIKGSELGSVSSKLKHSELDAVSSKLKHSELGAISSKEKRELGAVSSKERSRELGAISSKTKCSELGAFSSKPKHTELGSVSSKEKQSELGAISSKVNHIEFGAVSSEVKHIELGAVSSKEKREVDAVPSKERSRELGAVSSKTEGTELGAFSSKESLGAVSPKEKQCCEDDSKNLFG
- the LOC132465717 gene encoding uncharacterized protein LOC132465717 isoform X1 is translated as MVSCCNQHARMASENINVATAETNTAYAYMKEIYEQTGTDFNGKNHSFLCKLCPPDLRKVVRTSASSTTNLKRHIRLKHPDSLRKYCDLMTIINKRLPRDGVRSSGRGSSEERPSPQVPGVVTETLRKKFKKKLKTIIDSLLRSTVSEVTNAFDVFTFDHQMVVKQKIEECSMLRLKLEQAENKLREQNGTWGKMEDETYTAGPIMPELNVDEPDDWCAPLGCENVVDPGPSTSHGPREDRSSSLCSLSVSLWRLPVIKQEVEDDAYQLDGPLSGAFSDEGPQKNLEHTEDQKMPLSTTKQSRPRSSQATRSRNGSIKMKTEQPMNRTEKVKMEVPNTEKAKGKKRTLQAIKLEPEPMEDKSVNKKYRCKFCGKFFDTEVGRSVHLRIHKKCTGCQKMFRYPSHLQLHKKKCTGVQGDTGLDTARDTGLDTARDTARDTARDTARDTARQTARETARETARETARETARQTARETARQTARDTARDTARETARETARDTARETARATARETSRETSRVTKKSICLRKRRRLSPGEDPSILLVKTQEADRKKRAQKRSKESASPSTKRAKSFLCTNCHKSFCSIVWLKNHLSKHLPCPKCKQIFCSRYFLKTHIYKDHPKKPDKTLEPSEAVHRELAAISSKEKSSELGAVSSKTTGSELGAVSSKTTGSELGAVSSKEKHSELGTVSSKTTGSELGTVSSKTTGSELGAVSSKTTGSELGAVSSKEKHSELGAVSSKTTGSELGAVSSKTTGSELGAVSSKEKHSELGTVSSKTTGSELGAVSSKEKHSELGTVSSKTTGSELGAVSSKEKHSELGTVSSKTTGSELGAVSSKEKHSELGTVSSKTTGSELGAVSSKEKHSELGTVSSKTTVSELGAVSSKIKGSELGSVSSKLKHSELDAVSSKLKHSELGAISSKEKRELGAVSSKERSRELGAISSKTKCSELGAFSSKPKHTELGSVSSKEKQSELGAISSKVNHIEFGAVSSEVKHIELGAVSSKEKREVDAVPSKERSRELGAVSSKTEGTELGAFSSKESLGAVSPKEKQCCEDDSKNLFG